The nucleotide window AGGCTCAAGATCAGAGAGTTGAAAGCAATAGCGGAAGAGGAGTCATTGGCGAAGCAGATAAGCAGCAGCAGTAGTGCCCCGCCCTCGGAAAACCTTGAGGAAGGCGGAGGGGAGGGAGCTTCGGTTTGGAAGGTAGCGAGGGCGGATGCCTCACCAGGTGAAATCCAGAAGCTCAAATTATGCAGGCAGCGAAATCCATCGGAAGCATCGGATAGTTCTTCGTCTAGGAAAAAATCTCATAAGTCGTATGAAAGTGGTGAGGGTGACGGCGAGGAAGGTGACTCCGCCGAGGAACCGCTTAGGTCACGGAAGCGGGACCTTGGTGAGGAGCGGCAGGATGATCCCTCCTCCCCGAACCCGGGTCAGGACTCCAAGGAAGAGGTAAGTCATTGTAGGGAGATCCTGCCCAGAACCACTTCAGCCAACTTCACCTtgtctgacgataaaaaaaacgtaGATCGGCTAGCCGACAACAACGCCGACCAGGCTATTCGTTACGACCAAAACTGTCCTGTCCAGAAGTCGCCAAAAGCAGATACCAACGAACAGGAGGAGCCCAGCTCCAACGGAGATGATCTAGATCAGACAAAGGCCCCTATAGTCGAGCGACAGGCTTCCGAGGATGTTGATAAAAACTTGCCAGAGGGAAGGAAGGGCAAGGAAGAGGTGGAAAAGGTGGGTGAAACTGAAGCTGAGGCTGTCGTTCGGCTTAACGAGGTGCCGATAAATGACAGCCAGGCTGATGAAAAAGAGGATTCAATTGCTCCCGCTGAACCTGAAACTAGAGAGTCGAGTACTGACGAAGATAGCTGTAACAAGCCCATTGCATCTTCGGTGACAAGTGAGACAAAGATTCAAACTAAAAGGTCTGAACTACTTACGTCATTGCGTACAGTGCGGCGGAAGCATCGTGATAAGTATCACGAGTCCTCAGACTCTGACACACCTGAATCTGAGGATGAACCCAACGAGAAGAAGACTAACGATTCTCAGCAGAGAGAAGAAACAGGGAAGGAATCAGCTAAGATCAAGAGCAGCAGATCCCCGTCTCCAGTGAACAGATTTGGCTTCTGCGCAGAAGTTTCAGCGGATAATAAAACTGAAAGTTCTGGAGAGATAGAGGAGAGGAGAAATAGCCCGAACGATTGCAGACCCTGTGACCAAGTACCAGTTAATTCACTTTCAGCTGATTATAAACCTGCAAAAGTCAATTTGAAGCGATCCTTGTGAGTAAAATGCTGTTTtgtgtgttattttgtttttattctcctTTTTCAAAGCCACTTATCTCATGGAAAAACGTCTCTAAATGTGGCATGACCACCCGAATACAATCGACTAAAATCTGTATGGAGATTTAGTGCTCTTTTGTTGCTAATTTATTGTCTGTGTCGCGATTTTGTTGCTTCAGCCGTTTCGGCAGAATCAAAGCCAATGCCAGGTTGGAATAAAGTTGACATTgctttgaggaaaaatttaaaaaaaaaagtaaacatgGTCTATTAATTGTAAGTTGTTATTTAGTTGATTGAATGTcacataaatataatttcaaattaaaccTTTATTTCAGTAACTATACAACCAGTATCCACTTTAAGAATTAGTTATTCTGGAAAACTCCACCGCATCATTTTGTTATTCCCCTGCATTTGGGCAAAAACTCCTTTTAGTGTGATGAAAATACGCAATTCCGCAAAATGTCCTTTATTTAAACGATTATCAAACCTATTTCTACTTTTATAATTAGCTGCGCTGGAAGACTCCACTACACGATTTTGTTGCTCACCTGCATTGGCCCATGTAATCGCTGAAATAATCGACATTTCGAGTAACTTGGTATTTTTATCACACTAGGGGTGGTTTTTGGCCAGAACAAGGTAAGCAACAAAATCGAACTGTGGAGTTTTTCAAAGCAACTAATTCTAAAAGTGTATATTGATTGTAGAATCACACATATAAAGgacattttcataatttagTATTTCTTATCATATTGGAGGGGGTCTTTGGTTAAATGCAGGTGAGTAACAAAATAGCGTGGTGGAGTTTTTCGGAGTTACTCATGCTTAACGTAGATGTTGGTTGTATGATTactgaaataaagaataattcgaaattataTTTACGTGACATTCCAGCAACTAAATAGCAACtatacatgtttttttttttatcatccaccCATTGCagtgctaattttttttcacctagcATTGCCCTTCATTCTGCCGAAACGGCTGAAACAAAATCGGGATTTTGGCAACAAATTCATAATAAAATAGATGTAAATCTTTATGTggattttattcgattttgttGACGTCGTCATGTCACCTTTGCAGACATAATGATAAATGCAATGTAAGCGATCATACATTTAAAACATGTTCTTGCTTCAATTACTTTGCAGCTCTGTACGGTTAATGGAAGCCGAGGagtcaataaaaaaagatgATGCCGAGAAAAATGGAGAAAGCGAAGTGTCTCTTCGAGTCAAGGTAAGAATGCGGTGTACCGTTTTAACGTTCTTGATGGGTATTTTTCAGATTCCAAAGAGATTTTGCTTTCACTGTCTTGCCATACAACTCAATGCTTCCAAAGCTTTGGAAATCTTACTACAGCAGAACATTGATAATCCGAACTAATTGGGACCGGGAGTGGTTCGGACTATCGAATCGTTCGGATTACCAAAAAAAGTGCTTTCCAGGCATAGTAGCatgcaaaaaatgaacactGACATACTATTTCCCATAAAATAAGAAGCACGTTGTATTGTTAAAGGTAAATAGTTTGTTTTATGAAATACTACTGTGCTACAGTAaggtaattatattttatgtaaTGTATTGCACATGaatttcgtaatatttttagtatacaATCCTATACACATACAGAAAGTACAGTACTGTacacacaaaaaaattatactgtacagaaagataaaaaaattaaagaaaacaaaaaactcaACAAAGAACATTCGAAAAACCAACACAGGCTCAATAACAACACACATGATGCAATGTTTACTACGGTGATGCTCTGTTTACTGTAGCAGTTAGAGAGCGATTCTgattactatttttattttttccaaaacggCGTTCGGATTATCAAGCGTTCGGACTACAGGGGTTCGGATTATCGATGTTCTACTGTACTTACGAATAGGTTGACTAATTATATGTCATGCTTGGCCAACAGGAAATTCACAACGTAGCTGAACAAGCCGATGGTAAAAATTTACCCCGCAAGCGTCGCTGGGGAGTTGCTGTTACAGCAGAATCAACCCCAGCTTTTACGGTATCGACTGATTCCTTGAAGGTATGTTTCATCTTTCCTTAAAATTTGCTAAATTGATGTCTACACTCGGgaatttcgtaaaaaatgcTTGTCTGATTTTCTCTCCAATCGTTACGCAGGCTTTGGTACCCGGCGCAAAGCCACTGTCGATTACAGAAGTCAGATTATCCAAAGACGATGATGAGCCAAGGGAACGACGCAAAGAGCGGGAAAAACGGCGTTCGATCAGCGCCGACGCCACGGAGCCGAGAGTTTCCGAAGACATTGCAATGACAAAGAACGAAAATACGAAAAAGGGAGATCTCAAACACGATAATCACATAGGTGGGTCGCAGACGCAGTTTAACAcgcaattaattttaaacacaaCCTGTATCCAAAATTTGTAGTCCCTCCTTTTCATTCAATCGTGTATTTAGATATACTTGATATTCCACAGGTGCAAAGCGGAAGATATCAATACTGAAAGAAGCGCCTCCCGTCAAATCACCAAGCCCGTCATTGGCAAAGGCGACAAATGTACTGCTGATAAAAAACCTTGTTCGCCCATTTACTTTGAACCAGATCAAGGAACTGCTTTCTCGGACAGGCACCATTATAGAGAATGGCTTTTGGATAGACGGGATTAAGTCCAAATGCTACGTAGTGGtgtgtattaaatttttaacttcTCAATTTCGGGGGAGCTCGATATTTATCTTTTCCGTTATCTTAATTATCAACAGTATGCGAACG belongs to Neodiprion lecontei isolate iyNeoLeco1 chromosome 5, iyNeoLeco1.1, whole genome shotgun sequence and includes:
- the LOC107221717 gene encoding apoptotic chromatin condensation inducer in the nucleus isoform X1, producing MAVEITGIEMRRKSERNKSKGSPEKKVEKATRKSTRKRGRRATSSSPEREEFESKSVDLSKEQESIPESMTSLPATRLKIRELKAIAEEESLAKQISSSSSAPPSENLEEGGGEGASVWKVARADASPGEIQKLKLCRQRNPSEASDSSSSRKKSHKSYESGEGDGEEGDSAEEPLRSRKRDLGEERQDDPSSPNPGQDSKEEVSHCREILPRTTSANFTLSDDKKNVDRLADNNADQAIRYDQNCPVQKSPKADTNEQEEPSSNGDDLDQTKAPIVERQASEDVDKNLPEGRKGKEEVEKVGETEAEAVVRLNEVPINDSQADEKEDSIAPAEPETRESSTDEDSCNKPIASSVTSETKIQTKRSELLTSLRTVRRKHRDKYHESSDSDTPESEDEPNEKKTNDSQQREETGKESAKIKSSRSPSPVNRFGFCAEVSADNKTESSGEIEERRNSPNDCRPCDQVPVNSLSADYKPAKVNLKRSFSVRLMEAEESIKKDDAEKNGESEVSLRVKEIHNVAEQADGKNLPRKRRWGVAVTAESTPAFTVSTDSLKALVPGAKPLSITEVRLSKDDDEPRERRKEREKRRSISADATEPRVSEDIAMTKNENTKKGDLKHDNHIGAKRKISILKEAPPVKSPSPSLAKATNVLLIKNLVRPFTLNQIKELLSRTGTIIENGFWIDGIKSKCYVVYANEDQAFETRQALHGISWPLSNPKRLQVEYATIEDVEKARELFKDQPALRAAEPSVGGDTWQQVWAREEKQNAPVKVNTVREWDLGKEDGHQMKEKERGKKDLEKKRRQRSRSPPIEPHLPPPARKFKKKEDDPPPAKLLDDLFKKTKAIPCIYWLPLTNEQIVVKEEMRRQHMAEHARRLEEMKRAERSRDPAARRRRSPRK
- the LOC107221717 gene encoding apoptotic chromatin condensation inducer in the nucleus isoform X2 translates to MLQMRRKSERNKSKGSPEKKVEKATRKSTRKRGRRATSSSPEREEFESKSVDLSKEQESIPESMTSLPATRLKIRELKAIAEEESLAKQISSSSSAPPSENLEEGGGEGASVWKVARADASPGEIQKLKLCRQRNPSEASDSSSSRKKSHKSYESGEGDGEEGDSAEEPLRSRKRDLGEERQDDPSSPNPGQDSKEEVSHCREILPRTTSANFTLSDDKKNVDRLADNNADQAIRYDQNCPVQKSPKADTNEQEEPSSNGDDLDQTKAPIVERQASEDVDKNLPEGRKGKEEVEKVGETEAEAVVRLNEVPINDSQADEKEDSIAPAEPETRESSTDEDSCNKPIASSVTSETKIQTKRSELLTSLRTVRRKHRDKYHESSDSDTPESEDEPNEKKTNDSQQREETGKESAKIKSSRSPSPVNRFGFCAEVSADNKTESSGEIEERRNSPNDCRPCDQVPVNSLSADYKPAKVNLKRSFSVRLMEAEESIKKDDAEKNGESEVSLRVKEIHNVAEQADGKNLPRKRRWGVAVTAESTPAFTVSTDSLKALVPGAKPLSITEVRLSKDDDEPRERRKEREKRRSISADATEPRVSEDIAMTKNENTKKGDLKHDNHIGAKRKISILKEAPPVKSPSPSLAKATNVLLIKNLVRPFTLNQIKELLSRTGTIIENGFWIDGIKSKCYVVYANEDQAFETRQALHGISWPLSNPKRLQVEYATIEDVEKARELFKDQPALRAAEPSVGGDTWQQVWAREEKQNAPVKVNTVREWDLGKEDGHQMKEKERGKKDLEKKRRQRSRSPPIEPHLPPPARKFKKKEDDPPPAKLLDDLFKKTKAIPCIYWLPLTNEQIVVKEEMRRQHMAEHARRLEEMKRAERSRDPAARRRRSPRK
- the LOC107221717 gene encoding apoptotic chromatin condensation inducer in the nucleus isoform X3, whose translation is MRRKSERNKSKGSPEKKVEKATRKSTRKRGRRATSSSPEREEFESKSVDLSKEQESIPESMTSLPATRLKIRELKAIAEEESLAKQISSSSSAPPSENLEEGGGEGASVWKVARADASPGEIQKLKLCRQRNPSEASDSSSSRKKSHKSYESGEGDGEEGDSAEEPLRSRKRDLGEERQDDPSSPNPGQDSKEEVSHCREILPRTTSANFTLSDDKKNVDRLADNNADQAIRYDQNCPVQKSPKADTNEQEEPSSNGDDLDQTKAPIVERQASEDVDKNLPEGRKGKEEVEKVGETEAEAVVRLNEVPINDSQADEKEDSIAPAEPETRESSTDEDSCNKPIASSVTSETKIQTKRSELLTSLRTVRRKHRDKYHESSDSDTPESEDEPNEKKTNDSQQREETGKESAKIKSSRSPSPVNRFGFCAEVSADNKTESSGEIEERRNSPNDCRPCDQVPVNSLSADYKPAKVNLKRSFSVRLMEAEESIKKDDAEKNGESEVSLRVKEIHNVAEQADGKNLPRKRRWGVAVTAESTPAFTVSTDSLKALVPGAKPLSITEVRLSKDDDEPRERRKEREKRRSISADATEPRVSEDIAMTKNENTKKGDLKHDNHIGAKRKISILKEAPPVKSPSPSLAKATNVLLIKNLVRPFTLNQIKELLSRTGTIIENGFWIDGIKSKCYVVYANEDQAFETRQALHGISWPLSNPKRLQVEYATIEDVEKARELFKDQPALRAAEPSVGGDTWQQVWAREEKQNAPVKVNTVREWDLGKEDGHQMKEKERGKKDLEKKRRQRSRSPPIEPHLPPPARKFKKKEDDPPPAKLLDDLFKKTKAIPCIYWLPLTNEQIVVKEEMRRQHMAEHARRLEEMKRAERSRDPAARRRRSPRK